A genomic stretch from Sulfurimonas sediminis includes:
- the rfaD gene encoding ADP-glyceromanno-heptose 6-epimerase — translation MRYTEDDLKDKTILITGGAGFIGSNLAFYFQENHPDAKVVVLDSFRSGETLSNGNLKSFGHFKNLIGFSGEIISGDINDKDLLLDLEVNYDFDYIFHEAAISDTTAQEQDLMIKTNVNAYKDLLDLAVAHNANMIYASSAATYGNAESPQRVGREAPNNVYGFSKLSMDHLSREYMKECDINIVGLRYFNVYGAREYFKNTTASMVLQFGHQILAGKNPRLFEGSDKILRDFIYIEDIIQANIKAMAPNTSGIYNVGTGKARSFQDIVDILQKELGTSLECEYIPNPFIGSYQFHTEADIATTKEALGYAPAYEMEEGIKAYVPEIKRIYETEVK, via the coding sequence ATGCGATACACAGAAGATGACTTAAAAGACAAAACAATACTTATTACAGGCGGTGCGGGATTTATCGGTTCAAATTTAGCATTTTATTTTCAAGAAAACCATCCGGATGCCAAAGTTGTGGTGCTTGACAGCTTTCGAAGCGGAGAAACACTCAGTAACGGGAATTTAAAAAGTTTTGGGCATTTTAAAAATCTCATAGGCTTTAGTGGTGAAATTATCAGTGGTGATATTAATGATAAAGATTTATTGCTTGATTTGGAAGTAAATTATGATTTTGATTACATCTTCCATGAAGCGGCCATCTCTGATACAACGGCACAGGAACAGGATTTGATGATAAAAACAAATGTCAATGCCTATAAAGATTTGCTTGACCTGGCTGTGGCGCATAATGCAAATATGATATATGCCTCTTCTGCGGCAACATACGGAAATGCAGAGTCTCCGCAGCGTGTTGGAAGAGAAGCACCCAACAATGTGTATGGTTTTTCAAAACTTTCTATGGATCATTTAAGCCGTGAATATATGAAAGAGTGCGACATTAATATAGTAGGGCTTCGTTATTTTAATGTCTACGGTGCACGTGAGTATTTTAAAAATACGACAGCTTCGATGGTTTTACAGTTTGGACATCAGATACTTGCAGGAAAAAATCCTCGGCTTTTTGAAGGGAGTGATAAGATTCTTCGTGATTTTATCTATATAGAAGACATTATACAGGCAAATATTAAAGCAATGGCACCAAATACAAGTGGGATATACAATGTCGGAACGGGCAAGGCGAGAAGTTTTCAGGATATTGTGGATATTTTGCAAAAAGAGTTGGGTACCTCTTTGGAATGCGAATATATTCCAAACCCGTTTATCGGTTCGTATCAGTTTCATACAGAAGCCGATATAGCAACAACAAAAGAGGCTTTGGGTTATGCGCCGGCTTATGAGATGGAAGAGGGTATAAAAGCGTATGTTCCAGAAATCAAGCGTATCTATGAGACAGAAGTAAAATAG
- a CDS encoding c-type cytochrome, translated as MKKIVIASIATLALVTAASAAVNGKACAACHGANWEKKAMGKSKIVKDMTHAEIAEALKGYKAGTFGGPMKGIMKGQVARYSDADLEAFAQTIGK; from the coding sequence ATGAAAAAAATCGTAATTGCTTCAATCGCTACATTAGCATTAGTTACAGCTGCATCTGCTGCAGTAAACGGGAAAGCTTGTGCTGCATGTCATGGTGCTAACTGGGAGAAAAAAGCTATGGGGAAATCTAAAATTGTTAAAGATATGACTCATGCTGAAATCGCGGAGGCTCTTAAAGGGTATAAAGCTGGAACTTTCGGTGGACCAATGAAAGGTATTATGAAGGGGCAGGTTGCTCGTTATTCTGATGCTGATTTAGAGGCTTTTGCTCAAACTATCGGTAAATAG
- the ccoS gene encoding cbb3-type cytochrome oxidase assembly protein CcoS, whose product MSSWVIGMMLGVSIFLGSIAVVALIWAIKKGQFDDSEHFLNAVKFDSTDDLNDAYKKEQRVKELKDKKKESLRKKDYRPE is encoded by the coding sequence ATGAGCAGTTGGGTAATCGGTATGATGCTTGGAGTGTCTATTTTTTTAGGAAGTATAGCTGTTGTGGCTTTGATATGGGCGATAAAGAAAGGGCAGTTTGATGATTCGGAGCATTTTTTAAATGCGGTAAAGTTTGACTCAACTGATGATTTAAATGATGCTTATAAAAAAGAGCAAAGAGTAAAAGAGTTAAAAGACAAAAAGAAAGAGAGTCTTAGAAAGAAAGATTACAGACCCGAATGA